In a single window of the Prochlorococcus marinus str. AS9601 genome:
- a CDS encoding SDR family oxidoreductase, with the protein MSTYLITGSNRGIGLELCRQIHKRGDNVIATCRKASKELRDLGVRIEENIEISSDESITNLCKKLSGVNLDCFIHNAGIYEFNSFENLDKKSILRQFEVNALSPICMTQSLKHFLKRSSKVAFITSRMGSIEDNTSGSSYGYRMSKVALSMAAKSLSIDLSREDIYVAILHPGLVSTRMTGFTRNGISPEESANGLLKRIDSLNKNNSGTFWHANGEVLPW; encoded by the coding sequence GATCAAATAGGGGTATTGGATTAGAACTATGTAGACAAATTCATAAGAGGGGAGATAATGTAATTGCAACGTGTAGGAAAGCTTCAAAAGAACTTAGAGATTTAGGAGTGAGAATTGAAGAGAATATAGAAATTTCTTCTGATGAGTCGATAACAAATTTGTGTAAAAAACTATCCGGAGTTAATTTAGATTGCTTTATTCATAATGCAGGAATTTATGAATTTAATTCTTTCGAAAACTTAGATAAAAAAAGTATTTTGCGGCAATTTGAAGTCAATGCATTGAGCCCAATATGTATGACTCAATCACTTAAACATTTTTTAAAAAGATCTTCTAAAGTTGCTTTTATCACGAGTAGAATGGGATCTATTGAAGATAATACATCAGGAAGTTCTTATGGTTACAGAATGTCTAAGGTTGCCTTGTCCATGGCAGCAAAATCACTTTCCATAGATTTATCAAGGGAAGATATTTATGTAGCTATTTTGCATCCTGGGTTAGTGAGTACAAGAATGACTGGCTTTACAAGAAATGGAATAAGTCCTGAAGAATCAGCAAATGGCCTTTTAAAACGTATTGATTCTTTAAATAAAAATAACTCGGGTACTTTTTGGCATGCTAACGGAGAAGTTTTGCCTTGGTAA